GCGGATGATGTTCGGCTGGGTTCCTCCGCGGCGAACTACATTTGGCGCCAGGGATAAACTGAGTTGAGGGCCGTGTTGTCGCATTTGGCCCATGAGATCGAGTACGAGCCGTTTACGGCATTTGATTTCCTGGGCTACGCGGCGGAGGTAAAGCAGGAGCAATGGGCCGGGCAGGGCGGCTTACGTCATGCGTGGGCGGAGCGTTGGACGGCCAGTGCCACGGCGGGGGTGTATGAGGCGTTTACCGATTATCGATCGATGTGGCTGGCCACGTATTACCGCCAGCAGTTTGAGTTTGTTCCGGGTTACGAGGAGCCGAATCCCCGGGGGAAGAACGGGCAGGCGTCGGTTCGATGGGAATATTGGCCGGCGGCGGGTTTTCTTGAAGCGCGTTTTGCTTACGCGAACGACCGCATTGCACCGGGTTGGGAGATGGATGCCTTGACCGGAGCTTTGCACCGGGGGCGTGAGCAATTGCACACCTACGCCCCGGGGCTTGCGCTGGAGCATGTCTGGACTCGGCGCGTGCGCACCCTCAACGAATTTTCTCTGGCGAACACTTCGGGCCGCGAGGTCCGGTATGGTTATCGCGGATCCGTGAACGCCGCGCTGGGAGAAAGATGGGTTCTCCGCGGGCAGGGGGGGTACACGCACGAGGAACCCCGGCTGCGGGCGTGGTACGCGGGAGCTTCGCTGGACTTTGAGTTGACTCCGAAGTGGTTGATCGGAACCCAGGCCCGCTATTACAAGGACACGGGGGAAATCGAGAACAGTTTCTTGATTTCGACGGCTGGACCCGGACTGGAGACATGGCAGGCGGGCATGAGCTTGCGTTATGTGGGCGAACGCGCCTCGTTTCAATTCACGGTCGCGCCGCTCCGGGCGGACTACGAGCCTGTGCCGGTGGGCACGCGGCCCTTCACGAATCTTTACCAGGATCGAACCTGGATTCTGGCCCAAGCATCCATGGCGGTTACCTTTTAGTTATGACGAAGTACTTTTTTCTGGCAGCGGCGGTTGGCGTGTGGGGACTGGGCGTGGCCGCTTACGGCGCGACGCTGAAGGTGGGGGACACCGCGAGCGACCTCAGTTTCGTGGCCCGGCAGGCCTTTACGACGCCGGCAGGGAAAATGGTGTCTCCGGGAGACGCGGTGCGCATCAGCGATTTCGAAGGCAGCGTCGTTTTGCTCGAATGGTTTGCGGTGTGGTGTCCCTTTTGCGTGGCTGCCGTCCCTCAGGTTGACCAACACATTGCCAAGTATTATGGCACGCGTGGCGGCAACCCGCAGGGAGTCCCCGCGGTCCACGTCGCCGTCAACCAGGAGGCGCGTTCGTTTTACCAGACTTCGACGGATGCCTTTGTGGCGCGGCACGGTTTTTCCATGGCGGTGAACGACTACGATGGTTCCAGCGTCAATCGCCGGCGATTCAAGTTCCAAAACAGCGGCCAGCCTATTTTTGTGGTGATCAGTGCCTTGACGAATTCCTCCACGCACAAACCATACGAGATTCTGGTCAATCATTTGGGGTATGGGGACACTGATTTCGTGCAGGAATTGTCGGGTTTTCGCGCCCGCATCGATCAGGTGAAGCCGGCCGCCGCCGCGGTTCAACCGGCGGTCTTGAGCGGGCCGTTGAGGCGTCCCGACGGTACGTTCGAGTTCAAGATCGAAGCCACCGCTGGACGAGCCTATCGGGTGGAAACTTCGACGGATCTCATGCAGTGGCAGTCGCTTGCCGTCGTGCAGGGCTCGGGCTCGGCTCAACTTTTCCACGACCCCAGTTCGAGCGTGGAACGAAGGTATTACCGGGTCACCGCGGAACCTTGAGCCCGGCCGAGGCGATGGCTTCGTGTCACGGTTGACGGGTCACACCGTCGGATAAACCCAGGGGGAGCGGTAGGGGCGGCTGAGGTAACGATTCGCTTCGGGATCGTTGAGGATGGATTCGGTGGAGGCGTCCCAGTCGATGCTGCGGCCGATTCGCCAGGAGACCATCCCCAGCAGCGGCAGGACGGACGAACGATGGGCGTGTTCGATGCCCGCAATGGGGCTGCGTTTCTTGTCGATCGCCTCGATGAAATCGGACCATAAAAGGGCGATATTATGGCCGTCCGGCTCCTGCAACTGTGAGTCTTGGTGTTCCTGTTTGCCGTGTTTTTGGGCGGGATAGAAGGTCCACCCGTCGCGCCAGCCGACATGAAGAATACCTTGGGTGCCGTAGTAATAGGCGCCGATGCGATGTTTTTCGGTCGCGTTGTCGGCGAAGCGGCGATGTTCCCACACGCAGGTGAACTTCTCGAATTCGAACGTGGCCACCTGGTGGTCTGGCGCGTCGGAGGTCTGCTGCTGATCATTGAGGACCGCCGGTCCTCCCGCGGGGCGTCCACCCGTGCAAAAAACGCGGCGGGGGTATTGCCCGCCATTCCACCACATGACCTGATCGAGCCAATGCACGCCCCAGTCGCCAAAAGTTCCGTTGGCGTAGTCCAGAAAATTGCGCCAGCCCCCCGGATGCAGCTTTTTGTTGAACGGGCGGACCGGTGCCGGGCCGCACCAAAGATTCCAGTCCATGGATTTGGGCGGCTCTTCGTTGGGGCTGGGGTTTTCCCGACCGCCCCCGCCGTGGGCGAAGAGCCTGACCATGCCGATGTCCCCGACGGCGCCGGATTTGAGGAAGTTCATGGCGCTGACGTGGTGGGGTCCGATGCGGCGGTGCAATCCCACTTGAACCTGTCGTCCGGCCTGGCGGGCCGCAGCGAGCATGGCCCGGCTTTCGTTGATGGTGTGGCCGGTGGGTTTCTCGACGAAGACATGAGCGCCGGCTTTCAGGGCGTCGATCGTGTTGAGCGCGTGCCAGTGATCGGGCGTGGCGATGATGACGATATCCGGGCGCTCCTTTTCGAGCAATTGCCGGTAGTCCTGGTACGGTTTGGGGGTGTCGCCGCAAAGATCGTTGACTTGTTCAGCGGCGACCTCGAGGACCTTGGTGTCGGCGTCGGCGAGGGCAACCACTTTGCAGCGTCCGGACT
This portion of the Verrucomicrobiota bacterium genome encodes:
- a CDS encoding Gfo/Idh/MocA family oxidoreductase, whose protein sequence is MLKRRTFLAASTLALGTAPWIRASEPSAKFKTALVGSGWWGKNILKEAIKSGRCKVVALADADTKVLEVAAEQVNDLCGDTPKPYQDYRQLLEKERPDIVIIATPDHWHALNTIDALKAGAHVFVEKPTGHTINESRAMLAAARQAGRQVQVGLHRRIGPHHVSAMNFLKSGAVGDIGMVRLFAHGGGGRENPSPNEEPPKSMDWNLWCGPAPVRPFNKKLHPGGWRNFLDYANGTFGDWGVHWLDQVMWWNGGQYPRRVFCTGGRPAGGPAVLNDQQQTSDAPDHQVATFEFEKFTCVWEHRRFADNATEKHRIGAYYYGTQGILHVGWRDGWTFYPAQKHGKQEHQDSQLQEPDGHNIALLWSDFIEAIDKKRSPIAGIEHAHRSSVLPLLGMVSWRIGRSIDWDASTESILNDPEANRYLSRPYRSPWVYPTV